A single window of Bacteroidota bacterium DNA harbors:
- a CDS encoding DUF4159 domain-containing protein produces the protein MIRITSSRERPKSSLGRLIKISLLFFYSFTVFSFNPPAVKIPPYAYQIALLKYNGGGDWYSNLETSLPNLIKFCNENLKTNINPEQAIVEVGSQEIFNYPFVHMTGHGNVIFSTQEAENLRNYLLAGGFLHISDNYGMDQFVRTQMKKVFPELDFIELPFNHPIYHQKFSFDKGLPKIHEHDDKAPKGFGLIYNGRLVCFYDVECDLGDGWESFEVHKDSEETRQKALKMGANIISYAFTLKN, from the coding sequence ATGATAAGAATTACGTCCTCACGCGAAAGGCCAAAAAGTAGCTTGGGTAGGTTAATTAAAATATCGCTTTTATTCTTTTATTCTTTTACTGTTTTTTCTTTCAATCCTCCTGCAGTAAAAATCCCTCCTTATGCTTATCAAATTGCGTTGCTGAAATATAATGGCGGTGGTGACTGGTACTCAAATCTTGAGACGTCTTTACCAAATTTAATTAAGTTCTGTAATGAGAATTTAAAAACCAACATAAATCCCGAACAAGCCATCGTGGAAGTCGGAAGTCAGGAAATTTTTAATTATCCCTTCGTACACATGACCGGTCATGGCAATGTTATTTTTTCAACGCAGGAAGCTGAAAATTTACGTAATTATTTATTGGCCGGTGGATTTTTACACATTAGTGATAATTACGGCATGGATCAATTCGTGCGTACGCAAATGAAAAAAGTATTTCCCGAATTGGATTTTATCGAATTACCATTCAATCACCCAATCTATCATCAGAAATTTAGTTTTGATAAGGGTCTTCCTAAAATTCATGAGCATGACGACAAAGCACCAAAGGGATTTGGATTAATTTATAATGGTCGTCTCGTTTGCTTTTATGATGTGGAGTGTGACTTGGGTGATGGTTGGGAAAGTTTCGAAGTGCACAAGGATAGTGAGGAAACACGACAAAAAGCACTCAAGATGGGCGCCAATATAATTTCTTACGCCTTTACGCTTAAGAATTAA
- a CDS encoding carboxypeptidase-like regulatory domain-containing protein gives MRQFFKILFFFAVVIGHAQSYTLSGKLTDSKGAALPFASVIIKGTTIGTNSNANGLFTLRLNKGSYEIIFQSIGYKKVIKTVEMNSDLTLNIVLPADNYELKEVQIKAGEDPAYEVIRQAIKKRKFYLNQINSYTCRAYIKGLQRLNEIPKNLGKLLKITMGENPIDSSMLGVIYLSESESKYHYRKPSDEKEIMYSSKVSGDNKAFSFNQLSDMKFNFYENLVSIDGLSDRPFISPINENAFLSYRYKLLGTMFEDGKMINKIEVIPKRKTDPCFHGVIYIVENTWRIHSADMYLTKDAKIDFVDTLEIKQLHAPVRGDSIWMPVSFNFGFKFKFLGFRGNGYYNAVVSDYEINPTFPKKFFKNEILKVEDDANKKDTSYWKDNRPIPLTKEEIDDYRKKDSISKVTGSKQYKDSVDKQFNKFKIQSLILGYNYRNTFKKINFSTTGLLTSGVQYNTVEGVNASMNFNFSKEYENFKNHTISASIRYGFTNLLWGGKVGWSYLQDPRKFQQFAVYAQSMVNQFNGSNPISESMNSIYSLYLNDNFMKLYKKTSLQLYYRRELINGLYFYGTIEYAERAPLRNTSDLLIKDNTEKLFTSNDPLHITSDDSSFTVNNSLVVDLVFRIRFKQKYYTVPYRKVISGSKYPRINIGYKKAIPGLNTSADYDLASIQMDDNIQLGLFGTFSYRAMAGYFLNNKTMYFMDYKHFNGNQTVLANQSYLSSFKLLPYYTYSTKNWFAEAHGEHHFNGFIFNKIPLLKKARIQEVVGGHVLFNDKMDQYYELNFGIEKILQIIRFDYALGYGPYGKFNHGFLIGIDAEF, from the coding sequence ATGCGCCAATTTTTTAAGATTTTATTTTTCTTTGCTGTAGTTATTGGGCACGCTCAATCTTATACACTTTCCGGTAAGCTTACCGATTCGAAAGGCGCTGCATTGCCATTTGCTTCAGTTATCATTAAAGGAACTACTATTGGCACGAATAGTAATGCCAACGGATTATTCACCTTAAGATTAAATAAAGGGTCTTACGAAATTATTTTTCAATCCATCGGTTACAAAAAAGTAATCAAGACTGTGGAGATGAATTCCGATCTCACTTTAAACATTGTTTTGCCGGCAGATAATTACGAATTAAAAGAAGTTCAGATTAAAGCTGGTGAAGATCCGGCTTACGAAGTGATACGTCAAGCTATTAAGAAAAGAAAGTTTTACCTTAATCAAATCAATTCATATACCTGTCGCGCTTACATTAAAGGTTTGCAGCGTTTAAATGAAATTCCAAAAAATCTTGGTAAGCTTTTAAAAATCACCATGGGCGAAAATCCTATCGACTCCTCCATGCTCGGTGTTATATATTTAAGTGAGAGCGAGAGTAAGTACCATTACCGTAAACCGTCGGACGAAAAAGAAATTATGTACTCCAGTAAAGTGAGCGGCGATAACAAAGCGTTTAGTTTTAATCAGCTTAGCGATATGAAATTTAATTTTTACGAAAATTTGGTTTCGATTGACGGCTTGAGCGACCGACCATTTATTTCACCTATTAACGAAAACGCATTTTTATCCTACCGCTATAAATTGCTTGGAACTATGTTCGAAGATGGTAAGATGATTAATAAAATTGAAGTGATTCCAAAACGGAAAACAGATCCTTGTTTTCATGGTGTTATTTACATAGTTGAGAATACCTGGCGTATTCATAGTGCCGATATGTATTTAACCAAGGATGCCAAAATAGATTTTGTAGATACACTTGAAATAAAACAATTACACGCTCCGGTGCGCGGTGATAGTATATGGATGCCGGTATCTTTTAATTTCGGATTTAAGTTTAAGTTTTTAGGTTTCAGAGGTAACGGTTATTACAATGCAGTCGTTTCAGATTATGAGATTAATCCAACCTTCCCTAAAAAGTTTTTCAAAAATGAAATTTTAAAAGTGGAAGATGATGCTAATAAGAAAGATACTTCTTATTGGAAAGATAACCGTCCTATTCCTCTAACAAAGGAAGAAATAGATGATTATAGAAAGAAAGACAGTATATCTAAAGTTACTGGATCAAAGCAGTACAAAGATTCGGTTGATAAACAGTTTAATAAGTTTAAAATTCAATCATTGATTCTCGGTTATAATTACCGGAACACATTTAAGAAAATTAATTTTAGTACTACAGGCTTACTTACCAGTGGTGTTCAATATAACACAGTAGAAGGCGTTAATGCCAGCATGAATTTTAATTTTTCAAAGGAATACGAAAACTTTAAGAATCATACTATTTCTGCGAGTATACGTTATGGATTTACCAATTTGTTGTGGGGAGGAAAAGTAGGCTGGAGTTATTTGCAGGATCCGCGCAAGTTTCAGCAGTTTGCTGTATATGCTCAATCAATGGTAAATCAGTTTAATGGTTCTAATCCGATTTCGGAATCCATGAACTCCATTTACTCCTTGTACTTAAACGATAACTTCATGAAGTTGTATAAGAAAACGTCTTTGCAGCTTTATTACAGACGAGAATTAATTAATGGTCTTTATTTTTACGGAACAATTGAATATGCAGAGCGCGCTCCATTACGAAACACATCTGATTTATTAATCAAGGATAACACAGAGAAATTATTTACCAGCAACGATCCTTTGCACATAACTTCCGATGACTCATCTTTTACCGTAAACAATTCTTTGGTGGTTGATTTGGTTTTCAGAATCCGTTTTAAACAAAAATATTATACAGTTCCTTATCGTAAAGTTATTTCCGGTTCTAAATATCCGCGCATTAATATTGGGTATAAAAAAGCAATACCGGGTTTAAATACTTCAGCCGATTATGATTTAGCAAGTATTCAAATGGATGATAACATTCAGTTAGGGTTGTTTGGAACGTTCTCATATCGCGCTATGGCGGGTTACTTCCTCAATAATAAAACCATGTACTTTATGGATTACAAACACTTTAATGGTAATCAAACGGTATTGGCCAACCAAAGTTATTTGAGTTCATTTAAATTATTGCCATACTATACCTATAGTACAAAAAATTGGTTTGCCGAAGCGCATGGCGAACACCACTTTAACGGATTTATCTTTAATAAAATCCCTTTGCTAAAAAAGGCGCGTATACAAGAAGTGGTTGGCGGACATGTTTTATTTAATGATAAAATGGATCAGTATTACGAATTGAATTTTGGTATCGAAAAAATATTGCAAATCATTCGTTTTGATTATGCATTGGGTTACGGACCATACGGTAAATTTAATCACGGGTTCTTAATAGGAATTGACGCAGAATTTTAA
- a CDS encoding insulinase family protein: MKKLFLLIITVLTLKAKAIDYPIKSTVLDNGLKVIVCEKNTNQMAQVEVWYRVGSKDEWDGVRGMAHMFEHMMFRGSKNFSGEGDIYIKLIEKMGGNVNAYTTFDRTVYHQEVQSQHVDKVLEMEADRMANLILDQKVLDTEREVVGEELRLGQNNWYQRMMSERYKYLYPKNHPYQIDVIGNLNEITAFTTKQCQDFYDKYYSPNNAFIVVTGNVKAEDVFAYAKKHFGSIKKQLPLNDKKPEPDIFNHVIEKEEMSVDFPVQIYSYIIPSPAFGHKDYYAFNLLTELLFSNSNSLVNTSVVSEGNLAYQIVPSADESRMYNNYATFDVVMQAAMGNAKVKKVINKEINDIIVDGPEQEIIDNYISNLEAQEAFAKYSNNSIAYELGFAEYYYEDYTKYNAKMEAYKKIKADDLKIIAQTYFNPEKLKVINIKPIME; encoded by the coding sequence ATGAAAAAACTATTTTTATTAATTATTACAGTATTGACTTTGAAGGCAAAGGCAATCGACTATCCAATAAAATCGACTGTATTGGATAACGGATTAAAAGTAATTGTGTGTGAGAAAAACACCAATCAAATGGCACAAGTGGAAGTTTGGTATCGTGTTGGAAGTAAAGACGAGTGGGATGGAGTACGCGGCATGGCTCACATGTTCGAACACATGATGTTTAGAGGTTCAAAGAATTTTAGCGGCGAAGGTGATATTTACATCAAACTCATTGAAAAGATGGGAGGAAATGTAAATGCCTATACCACTTTTGACAGAACAGTTTATCACCAAGAAGTGCAATCGCAACATGTAGATAAGGTTTTGGAAATGGAAGCCGATCGCATGGCGAATTTAATTTTAGACCAAAAAGTATTGGATACCGAGCGTGAAGTCGTTGGTGAAGAGTTGAGGTTAGGTCAGAATAATTGGTATCAGCGAATGATGTCGGAGCGATACAAATATTTATATCCTAAGAACCATCCTTACCAAATTGATGTGATTGGAAATCTAAATGAAATTACAGCGTTTACAACAAAACAATGTCAGGATTTCTATGATAAGTATTACAGTCCTAATAATGCTTTCATTGTTGTTACCGGTAATGTAAAAGCAGAAGATGTTTTTGCTTATGCTAAAAAACATTTTGGGAGCATCAAAAAACAATTGCCGTTAAACGATAAAAAGCCGGAGCCGGATATTTTTAATCACGTTATTGAAAAGGAAGAAATGTCGGTGGATTTTCCGGTGCAAATTTATTCTTATATCATTCCATCACCGGCATTCGGACATAAAGACTATTATGCGTTTAATTTATTAACGGAATTATTATTTAGTAATTCAAATTCATTAGTAAATACAAGCGTAGTAAGTGAAGGGAATCTTGCTTACCAGATTGTTCCTTCAGCCGATGAATCTAGAATGTATAATAACTACGCCACATTTGATGTGGTAATGCAAGCCGCCATGGGAAATGCGAAAGTGAAAAAGGTTATTAATAAAGAAATTAACGACATTATAGTGGATGGTCCGGAGCAAGAAATAATCGATAACTATATTTCAAACTTGGAGGCACAAGAAGCATTTGCCAAGTACTCGAACAACAGTATTGCTTATGAATTGGGTTTCGCCGAATATTATTATGAAGATTATACTAAGTACAATGCTAAAATGGAGGCGTATAAAAAGATAAAGGCAGATGATTTAAAAATTATCGCGCAAACGTATTTTAATCCCGAGAAACTGAAAGTTATTAATATCAAACCTATAATGGAATAA
- a CDS encoding insulinase family protein produces the protein MKRILSILTIILISVQMFGQEIPTLETYTLKNGLKIYLMQYGKIDAINVKLMVNTGEKNEVPGQQGYAEITAEMLLRGNAKYTQQQQSDMAFKLGGELSAASGKDYTTVNANCLSKNFDAMMDLFSAAIMLPKFDKEKLDMMISGLIDYNMPAKMDISDLADVFSDYFVYGISNPLGRNYYKAQLQLVTPDKIKEFHAFNFTPKNSSVIVCGKFDATNVKAIVEKYFGGWQSTFGEVNGVALDFPQIKKKEMAFINRSRATQCALSWTKIAPSVKDKDLIAFTVANRIFNVVLFSEIREKGGKTYSIGSSHETSRFSNLFQVGCSVRSDEMLNTINLFDKTLLNFNQAAVTQEEFERAVRAIKIDIMSAEMPANVSSLYNPVIYDFNKRKNYLTDLDAVKMEDVQKVIKKYYTSDSYKLVIAGDETVVASQLSSISGLIKLKPSDIEKDN, from the coding sequence ATGAAAAGGATTTTATCTATACTGACAATAATATTGATTTCCGTTCAAATGTTCGGACAGGAAATTCCAACACTGGAGACCTATACATTAAAGAACGGACTCAAAATATATTTAATGCAATACGGGAAGATTGACGCAATTAATGTGAAGTTGATGGTGAATACCGGTGAAAAAAATGAAGTGCCGGGGCAGCAAGGATACGCTGAAATTACAGCGGAGATGTTATTGCGCGGAAACGCTAAGTATACGCAGCAGCAACAAAGTGATATGGCCTTTAAATTAGGAGGTGAGTTATCCGCGGCTTCAGGTAAAGATTATACAACCGTTAACGCGAATTGCTTGAGTAAAAATTTTGATGCCATGATGGATTTATTCAGCGCGGCGATTATGTTACCAAAGTTTGATAAAGAAAAATTAGATATGATGATTTCCGGTTTAATCGATTATAACATGCCGGCTAAAATGGATATTTCTGATTTAGCGGATGTGTTTAGTGATTATTTCGTATATGGAATTTCTAATCCGCTAGGAAGAAATTATTACAAAGCACAGTTGCAGCTCGTTACTCCGGATAAAATAAAAGAGTTTCATGCTTTTAATTTCACGCCAAAAAACTCATCAGTAATTGTGTGTGGCAAATTTGATGCAACTAATGTTAAAGCAATTGTAGAAAAATATTTTGGCGGCTGGCAATCAACTTTTGGTGAGGTAAATGGTGTAGCGTTGGATTTTCCGCAAATAAAGAAGAAGGAAATGGCTTTTATAAATAGAAGTCGCGCGACGCAATGCGCTTTAAGCTGGACGAAAATTGCACCTTCTGTAAAGGATAAGGATTTAATTGCGTTTACTGTTGCCAATCGCATTTTTAATGTGGTGTTGTTTTCTGAAATCCGTGAGAAGGGCGGAAAAACCTATTCCATAGGCAGCTCGCATGAAACCTCTCGCTTTTCAAATTTGTTTCAAGTAGGTTGTTCAGTAAGAAGCGATGAGATGCTGAATACGATTAATTTATTCGATAAGACATTGCTAAATTTTAATCAGGCTGCTGTTACTCAAGAAGAATTTGAAAGAGCCGTACGAGCCATTAAAATTGACATCATGAGCGCGGAGATGCCGGCTAATGTTTCATCGTTATATAATCCTGTGATTTACGATTTTAATAAGCGTAAGAATTATCTGACGGATTTGGATGCGGTTAAAATGGAAGATGTACAAAAGGTTATAAAGAAGTACTATACATCAGATTCTTATAAGTTAGTTATTGCGGGAGATGAAACTGTTGTGGCATCGCAATTATCGTCTATAAGCGGCTTAATTAAATTGAAGCCTTCCGACATAGAAAAAGATAATTAA
- a CDS encoding CHAT domain-containing protein yields MNKIIFFLITFLSLNAYTQNFAKAWEPIQKRIDNGESFSNEELNSFLKKHEKDLESNKIEKSIIYDYLGSNAFKEEKYPEAIQLFNKAIDITKEINDTIYRAFYQYDLACLYNHVGYYTTAEPLFIKSLPTLAAVYGQSSIQYTMRFKVLAEMYVEMGKYNEAKMYNDALLYYFKTMNGEKDREYLICLNNDARINEGYGDYTKALEIFEKLMKIHASLNPIDTADYITIINNTAEAHRHLANYDEAIKLQNKALELSKKFSRNDDLSSATIYNNLGLCYKAISEFQKAEESFDNCTAIYKKLKLDFVPDYTNSLSNKADLYRMLGRYKQAFDLLLEVIEIRKNSVGTKHVNYANALSNMALVHIDQYDYDGGEKYLLEAKDIYKEVLGEYHPYYANCINSLGTVYAEQKRYKEAEKIKLRSLEIMKQMTGEDNERYAYYLRSLGIVYFRQNNYKQAIECIEKSNDILKKKFGEKHIDYTDGVYNLAVVKWKMNDFQNSKGLFIQSLDNYKEQFDKFFESMSEDEQNSYYQLLEGRFDEFTSFVFAFIKAFPNENHSALLTACYDYQLFIKSLPLNRSINTRKAILSSNDTALVNTYNKWLNTKQLLSGAFRDLDFQNSYWNMAELEQQAAKLEQELKSKTNLFTERKQIRFKDIKDKLQNNEGALSILRRYNNTSDTTSVLEYVALFVNKNSTAPIAITFKNSELFESDYIDFYREQIENRKEDLKSYERFWKPIASHLTSIAKLYVSTDGVFNQINLYSLQEPITRSYVLDQVNLTLVPNLSNILDKASINKTNSAILFGNPDYEYDFKSEKTQVKISTPLAVNRFGFSELPALPGTQTEVDNISSSLKENKWQTKVYIDKFATEAQLKKVQSPKVLHIATHGFFLKDVMDNVDKSILGFETTKLKTNPLLRSGIMMAGASVVARDTVNIYKDQDGIFTAYEASLLNLYNTDLVVLSACETGLGVDMNNQGVFGLQRAFYIAGAKNLIMSLWVVDDEATQILMSEFYKNWSMNPSRENISPAFKKAQAEVRKKYPHPYYWAAFVLLGN; encoded by the coding sequence ATGAATAAGATTATCTTTTTTCTAATTACTTTTTTATCACTCAATGCTTACACGCAGAATTTCGCGAAAGCTTGGGAACCTATTCAAAAAAGAATTGATAACGGTGAATCGTTTTCTAACGAAGAATTAAATTCCTTTTTAAAGAAACATGAAAAAGATTTAGAGTCAAATAAAATCGAGAAGTCGATTATATACGATTATTTAGGCTCTAATGCTTTTAAGGAAGAGAAATACCCTGAGGCCATTCAACTCTTCAACAAAGCGATTGATATCACCAAGGAAATTAACGACACCATTTACCGTGCCTTCTACCAGTATGATTTAGCTTGTTTATATAATCATGTCGGATACTACACAACAGCGGAACCGCTTTTCATAAAATCTTTACCAACCTTAGCGGCTGTATACGGACAAAGCAGTATACAATACACCATGCGGTTTAAAGTGCTCGCAGAAATGTATGTGGAAATGGGGAAATACAACGAAGCGAAAATGTATAACGATGCTTTATTGTATTACTTCAAAACCATGAATGGCGAGAAAGACCGCGAATATCTTATCTGTCTGAATAACGATGCGCGCATCAATGAGGGTTACGGTGATTACACTAAAGCACTTGAAATATTTGAGAAACTAATGAAAATCCACGCTTCTTTAAATCCAATTGATACAGCCGATTATATTACCATTATTAATAATACAGCGGAAGCACACCGACATTTAGCCAATTACGATGAAGCTATTAAACTTCAGAATAAAGCACTTGAACTTTCAAAAAAATTCAGCAGGAATGATGATTTATCCTCAGCGACTATTTACAATAACCTTGGACTTTGCTATAAAGCTATTTCTGAATTTCAGAAAGCTGAAGAGTCTTTTGATAATTGCACGGCCATTTACAAAAAACTGAAACTAGATTTTGTGCCTGACTACACGAACTCACTAAGCAACAAAGCTGATTTGTACCGGATGCTCGGAAGGTATAAACAAGCTTTCGATTTATTATTGGAAGTAATTGAAATCAGAAAAAACTCAGTAGGCACCAAACACGTTAATTATGCCAATGCTTTAAGTAATATGGCTTTGGTGCATATTGACCAATACGATTACGATGGCGGCGAAAAATATTTGCTTGAGGCAAAAGATATTTATAAGGAGGTATTAGGCGAATACCATCCTTACTACGCTAATTGCATTAACAGCTTAGGAACTGTTTACGCTGAACAAAAGCGTTATAAAGAAGCGGAAAAAATAAAATTGCGTTCACTGGAAATCATGAAGCAAATGACCGGAGAAGACAACGAACGTTACGCTTACTATTTACGTAGTCTCGGTATTGTTTATTTCCGTCAGAATAATTACAAGCAAGCGATTGAGTGCATTGAAAAATCAAATGACATTCTAAAAAAGAAATTTGGTGAAAAACACATTGATTATACGGATGGCGTGTATAATCTTGCGGTGGTAAAATGGAAGATGAATGATTTTCAAAATTCGAAAGGCCTCTTTATTCAATCCCTTGATAATTATAAAGAGCAATTCGACAAATTTTTTGAAAGCATGAGTGAGGATGAACAAAATTCCTATTACCAACTACTGGAAGGGCGTTTTGATGAATTCACCAGTTTTGTATTCGCTTTCATTAAAGCTTTCCCAAATGAAAACCACAGTGCCCTCTTAACAGCATGTTATGATTATCAATTATTCATCAAATCATTGCCGCTAAATCGCAGCATCAACACACGCAAAGCTATCTTAAGCAGTAATGATACGGCTCTCGTTAACACCTATAATAAATGGCTTAATACCAAACAACTTTTATCCGGTGCGTTTCGCGATCTGGATTTTCAAAACAGCTATTGGAACATGGCTGAGTTGGAACAACAAGCGGCTAAGCTGGAGCAAGAACTAAAAAGCAAAACCAATTTATTTACCGAAAGGAAACAAATACGTTTTAAAGACATTAAAGACAAATTACAAAACAACGAAGGTGCCCTAAGCATACTCCGCCGTTACAATAATACATCCGATACAACAAGTGTTCTTGAATATGTAGCGTTGTTTGTCAACAAAAATTCTACGGCACCAATCGCTATTACTTTTAAAAACTCGGAGTTATTTGAATCAGACTATATTGATTTTTACAGAGAGCAAATAGAGAACAGAAAAGAAGATTTAAAGTCATATGAACGCTTTTGGAAACCGATTGCCTCTCATTTAACAAGCATCGCTAAACTTTATGTTTCAACTGATGGCGTATTTAATCAGATTAATTTATACTCGTTACAGGAGCCAATAACCAGATCCTATGTGTTAGATCAGGTAAACCTTACCTTAGTTCCGAATCTTAGCAATATTCTGGATAAAGCTAGTATTAACAAAACTAATTCCGCTATTTTGTTTGGTAACCCTGATTATGAGTATGATTTTAAATCAGAAAAAACACAAGTAAAAATTTCCACACCATTAGCTGTGAACCGATTTGGTTTTTCGGAATTACCCGCACTTCCGGGAACTCAAACCGAAGTAGATAATATCTCGTCTTCCTTGAAAGAAAACAAATGGCAAACAAAAGTTTACATTGATAAATTCGCCACGGAGGCGCAATTGAAAAAAGTACAATCGCCCAAAGTATTGCACATCGCTACACACGGTTTCTTTTTAAAGGATGTCATGGATAACGTAGATAAAAGCATCTTAGGATTTGAAACAACAAAATTAAAAACCAATCCACTTCTACGCTCAGGTATCATGATGGCCGGTGCGTCAGTGGTAGCACGCGATACCGTAAACATTTACAAAGATCAAGATGGTATTTTTACGGCGTACGAAGCTTCTTTACTTAATTTATACAATACAGATTTAGTGGTACTCTCTGCCTGCGAAACGGGATTAGGGGTTGACATGAATAACCAGGGTGTATTTGGATTGCAGCGCGCTTTTTACATTGCAGGTGCAAAAAATCTCATCATGAGTTTATGGGTAGTGGATGATGAAGCTACTCAAATACTGATGAGTGAGTTTTATAAAAACTGGTCAATGAATCCAAGTCGCGAAAACATTTCTCCGGCCTTCAAAAAAGCACAAGCGGAGGTGCGTAAAAAATATCCACACCCTTATTATTGGGCCGCATTTGTGTTACTAGGGAATTAA
- the dusB gene encoding tRNA dihydrouridine synthase DusB, whose product MVKIGNIELGEFPLLLAPMEDVSDPPFRYVCKQYGADLMYTEFISSEGLIRDAIKSKKKLDIFEYERPIGIQIFGGDEEAMALSAKIVDATNPDIVDINFGCPVKKVVCKGAGAGVLKDIDLMVRLTKAVVNSTKLPVTVKTRLGWDDSMINIMEVAERLQDVGIQALTIHGRTRAQMYKGSANWKYIAEVKNNQRIKIPIFGNGDIDSPEKALEYRNTYGVDGIMIGRASIGYPWIFNEIKHYFKTGSHLPAPTIHNRVEVCKTHLLKSVEWKGERQGILEMRPHYTNYFKGIPHFKDTRMKLVTTDALNDILEILESVPAKFELQNQE is encoded by the coding sequence TTGGTTAAAATCGGAAATATTGAACTGGGAGAATTCCCTCTCCTACTCGCTCCCATGGAAGATGTGAGTGACCCGCCCTTTCGCTATGTGTGTAAACAATATGGGGCCGATTTAATGTACACCGAATTTATAAGCAGCGAAGGTTTAATCCGCGACGCTATAAAAAGCAAAAAGAAACTCGATATTTTTGAATACGAACGCCCCATTGGTATACAAATTTTTGGCGGCGACGAAGAAGCGATGGCGCTATCCGCGAAAATAGTCGACGCTACCAATCCCGATATCGTCGATATCAATTTTGGTTGTCCGGTTAAAAAAGTGGTATGCAAAGGCGCAGGCGCCGGTGTATTAAAAGACATTGACTTAATGGTGCGTTTAACGAAAGCGGTGGTTAATTCTACCAAACTTCCGGTAACGGTAAAAACACGCTTAGGTTGGGATGACAGCATGATTAATATTATGGAGGTGGCCGAACGCTTACAGGATGTTGGTATACAAGCACTCACTATTCACGGTCGTACACGCGCACAAATGTATAAGGGCTCCGCTAACTGGAAATATATTGCAGAAGTAAAAAACAATCAACGCATCAAAATTCCCATCTTCGGAAATGGTGATATTGATTCGCCGGAGAAAGCGTTGGAATACCGCAACACCTACGGAGTAGACGGCATCATGATAGGCCGCGCCAGCATTGGTTATCCTTGGATTTTTAACGAGATCAAACATTACTTTAAAACCGGCTCTCACCTACCCGCTCCAACCATTCACAATCGTGTTGAAGTGTGTAAAACACATTTATTAAAATCGGTTGAATGGAAAGGCGAGCGACAAGGTATCCTAGAAATGCGTCCGCATTACACCAATTATTTTAAAGGCATACCGCACTTTAAAGACACACGCATGAAACTCGTTACCACCGATGCACTCAATGACATACTTGAAATATTAGAATCTGTTCCTGCAAAATTTGAATTACAAAATCAGGAGTAA